From the genome of Psychroserpens ponticola, one region includes:
- a CDS encoding AbiJ-related protein gives MIKYTKQLKSKLFNLINKNPNAFNVKDDGDGWGNNGIINFLNNIWDLKGLPRVSNDDKWTSAYDDAVQHLVNNEDWTYEQTFIDYFKLLENDEGFTKFLETLVHPDFRNDLQEIELFVTLINVELASINYTLAVSDYKEDLPIYTLRESKQNDHVHILENEIPFVVGHHINEYPYFYLQINDWDDYGSETTFRLFYYKGIDDLEKIGDVKITNGESDKTREVIDKEFTSLKNSFCSLGQEDEYYENLKRIFNHKLPSILYALKDAAYFIEINDKFSSNSIYKYSLIRGDYAEQLSRSIRYVLEGRSLDDKYSFTYSFTPNYSSTPIEIDLKFNDTLEFSDRIFAVIGKNGAGKTQLITNLPLDISESKEESFEPHKPIFSKVIAVSYSVFDNFKKPNQKVDFNYVFCGLLNDDKSFPSKTEKNQKILEAYGKIKYHNRIEKWKQILSKFIDEDVLNDVFVINESHGNGDDNEFVINEGRFIINIDKLSSGQSIMLEIMTKIIANIRFDSLILFDEPETHLHPNAISQLISSIYELVESFDSYCLITTHSPIIIQNIFGKNVYVMEKDNNTPFLRKIGVESFGENLTVLTEDVFTNRDIDKHYKVILDKMIENYHNYEFIVKKIENENMPLSLNAKLYLKSKLL, from the coding sequence ATGATAAAATACACTAAACAGTTAAAGTCTAAACTTTTTAATTTAATAAATAAAAACCCTAACGCTTTTAATGTAAAAGATGATGGTGATGGATGGGGTAATAATGGGATTATAAATTTTTTAAATAATATATGGGATTTAAAAGGGCTTCCTAGAGTTTCGAATGATGATAAATGGACAAGTGCTTATGACGATGCTGTTCAACATCTAGTAAATAATGAGGATTGGACTTACGAACAAACATTCATTGATTATTTCAAATTATTAGAAAATGATGAGGGCTTTACTAAGTTTTTAGAAACTTTAGTTCATCCTGATTTCAGAAATGACTTGCAGGAAATAGAATTGTTTGTGACTCTGATTAATGTTGAATTAGCGAGTATTAATTACACTTTGGCTGTTTCAGACTATAAAGAGGATTTACCTATTTATACTTTAAGGGAAAGTAAGCAAAATGATCATGTTCATATATTAGAGAATGAAATACCATTTGTAGTAGGTCATCATATCAACGAATATCCATATTTTTATTTACAAATAAATGATTGGGATGACTATGGAAGCGAAACTACCTTTAGATTGTTTTATTATAAGGGTATTGATGATCTTGAAAAAATAGGAGATGTAAAAATAACAAATGGTGAAAGTGATAAAACCAGAGAAGTAATAGATAAAGAATTTACATCTTTAAAGAATTCATTTTGTTCACTTGGTCAAGAAGATGAATATTATGAAAATCTTAAAAGAATTTTTAATCACAAATTGCCAAGTATTTTATATGCCCTAAAGGACGCTGCATATTTTATTGAAATTAATGATAAATTTTCCTCTAACAGCATATATAAGTATTCTTTAATAAGAGGAGATTATGCTGAGCAACTTTCAAGAAGCATTAGGTATGTTTTAGAGGGAAGAAGTCTTGATGACAAATACAGTTTTACTTATAGTTTTACACCTAATTACTCATCTACTCCTATAGAGATTGATTTAAAATTCAACGACACTTTAGAGTTCTCAGATAGAATTTTTGCTGTAATTGGAAAAAATGGAGCAGGTAAAACGCAACTAATTACAAATTTACCATTAGATATTTCTGAATCAAAAGAAGAGTCTTTTGAACCTCATAAACCAATATTCAGTAAAGTTATAGCTGTTTCTTATAGTGTGTTTGACAATTTTAAAAAGCCCAATCAAAAAGTTGATTTCAACTACGTGTTTTGTGGTTTATTGAATGATGACAAAAGTTTTCCTTCGAAAACAGAGAAGAACCAAAAAATTCTTGAAGCATATGGTAAAATAAAGTATCATAATAGAATTGAAAAATGGAAACAGATTTTATCAAAATTTATAGATGAAGACGTTTTAAATGATGTTTTTGTTATAAACGAATCACATGGAAATGGCGATGATAATGAGTTTGTGATAAACGAAGGTAGGTTTATCATTAATATTGATAAATTAAGCTCAGGTCAAAGTATCATGCTAGAAATAATGACGAAAATAATAGCAAATATTAGATTCGATTCATTAATTCTATTTGATGAGCCAGAAACGCATTTACACCCAAATGCAATTTCTCAACTTATAAGTTCAATTTATGAATTAGTCGAATCATTTGATTCGTATTGTTTGATAACGACACATTCACCAATAATCATTCAAAACATATTTGGAAAGAATGTCTATGTTATGGAGAAGGATAATAATACCCCTTTTTTGAGGAAGATTGGTGTTGAAAGTTTTGGAGAGAACCTTACGGTATTAACGGAAGATGTTTTTACGAATAGAGATATAGATAAGCATTATAAAGTAATACTCGATAAAATGATTGAGAATTATCATAACTATGAGTTTATTGTTAAAAAAATCGAAAATGAAAACATGCCTTTAAGTTTAAATGCGAAACTGTATCTAAAAAGTAAATTGTTGTGA
- a CDS encoding HNH endonuclease signature motif containing protein, with translation MKNIKVYSGDALDFYKDLRKSLNTGETKKNLLANEDIILEKFTDYKQKFDDNDLYSLNPHGFDGEVKTNLLKLYSSERKALIELKKTLTTNEFEQRINTCPNCTIDNVSSLDHFIPKEEFPEFSVNPINLIPCCTICNSKKKDKWKNDSSLLFINLYSHIIPLTQYLFVDITSKTEFEFRIENRTGIDSDLFEIIKSHYGQLGLLERFRENSDGVISELDILISSFKRLISDDIVLFKEISNHYSTKEAIDGINNWKIVLIKAMISSPVY, from the coding sequence GTGAAAAACATTAAGGTTTATTCAGGTGATGCATTAGACTTCTATAAAGATTTAAGAAAAAGTCTAAATACAGGAGAAACAAAAAAGAATTTGCTTGCTAATGAAGATATTATTTTAGAAAAATTTACTGATTACAAGCAAAAGTTTGATGATAACGATTTATATTCTTTAAATCCACATGGATTTGATGGAGAAGTTAAAACAAATCTTTTGAAGCTATATTCTTCTGAACGAAAAGCATTAATTGAATTAAAAAAAACTTTAACCACGAATGAGTTTGAGCAGAGAATAAATACGTGTCCTAATTGCACAATAGATAATGTGTCTTCTTTGGATCATTTTATACCTAAAGAGGAGTTTCCTGAGTTTTCTGTAAATCCAATAAATTTAATTCCATGTTGCACAATATGTAATTCGAAGAAAAAAGATAAATGGAAAAATGACAGTAGCCTATTATTTATAAATTTATATTCTCATATAATACCTTTAACCCAGTATTTATTTGTAGATATTACATCTAAAACAGAGTTTGAATTTAGGATAGAAAATAGAACAGGTATTGATAGTGATTTATTTGAAATAATAAAAAGTCATTATGGTCAATTAGGTTTACTTGAGCGTTTTAGAGAAAATTCAGATGGAGTTATTTCAGAATTAGATATTTTAATTTCATCATTTAAGCGTTTAATTAGTGATGACATAGTGCTTTTTAAAGAAATTAGTAATCATTATTCAACAAAAGAAGCCATAGATGGCATTAATAATTGGAAAATAGTACTTATTAAAGCAATGATTAGTAGTCCTGTGTATTAA